The proteins below are encoded in one region of Xenopus laevis strain J_2021 chromosome 8L, Xenopus_laevis_v10.1, whole genome shotgun sequence:
- the LOC108699372 gene encoding uncharacterized protein LOC108699372, with protein sequence MITGVNVGSDTSDEPQQCAVFINSSGIIHQCTLNINSPIVVLLDSTKGTPQRIVIMFHRPGNASYKLIGQCKKNCHGNITAVNQNHRFEVINNSTVLNNLGINDSGQYKISVLYQGKTETYYEELNVTFIERPTDTPDLNLNGNNLKHKDTERPTDTPDLSSNGKNLKHKDTGTRTEGTRAVCIGAALVVILCICCVWYKIKKRE encoded by the exons acacatCAGATGAACCTCAGCAATGTGCAGTATTTATTAACAGTTCTGGTATAATTCACCAGTGTACATTAAATATTAACAGTCCTATTGTGGTGCTACTGGATTCAACAAAAGGCACTCCACAGAGAATTGTAATCATGTTCCACAGACCAGGAAATGCCTCTTATAAACTCATAggacaatgcaaaaaaaactgtcatGGTAACATCACAGCAGTTAATCAAAATCATCGATTTGAAGTCATAAATAACTCTACAGTATTGAATAACCTTGGAATAAATGACTCTGGACAATATAAGATATCTGTTTTGTATCAAGGAAAGACGGAAACATATTACGAGGAACTTAATGTCACGTTCATTG AGCGTCCTACTGACACACCAGACCTCAACTTGAATGGAAACAACTTGAAACATAAGGATACAG AGCGTCCTACTGACACACCAGACCTCagctcgaatggaaaaaacttgaaacataAGGATACAG GTACAAGAACTGAAGGAACACGTGCAGTGTGCATTGGTGCAGCTCTTGTAGTCATCCTGTGCATCTGTTGTGTTTggtacaagataaaaaaaag AGAGTAA